Proteins from a genomic interval of Caulobacter rhizosphaerae:
- a CDS encoding polymorphic toxin-type HINT domain-containing protein has translation MTQPMIFTAFRAAMRAGLTTLARGVALTMAGLAFLTLVAPPAPANAQTSIPAPPVFTAIDANGVDLSTGTFNVGQLSAAIGPADGGLAYVYGGPTGRSALVGTINSKPGTIMGNNVTFYTVSIGGASSMFVRGPGSPIINQFMGSSSQTLTYDSSTGLYAHTASDGTVAVFSTALAGTTPNAANAGNIISLTRPSGEMLTYVYKACGTGCQRLQSVSNNRGYMIKYEYSSGATLSKVTALNTALDACDPAADSCTFSQIWPNLSFAPAADGSSLSITDALLRTTTYGMTGGKITSIQHPGGSAVTIAYSTDGRVRTVANGVGTWTYAYTDYTTTRSATVTDPLGHVRTVTTGLSLGRMTSDTNGANATTSYTYDSTNGRLLRATRPEQNYTDYSYDGRGNLISVTQVAKPGSGLASIGVTASYDATCANPKTCNKPNSVTDARGNTTTYTYDATHGGVLTVTAPAPTSGAVQPQTRTAYAPFKAWYKDANGVITESATAIYLPTAISQCATLASCTETVDEAKTTIVYEAGSSSLASNLLPLTTTSGAGVGPLTATTAYTYTTKGDIATIDGPLPGTGDTARTYRNAMRQVYLELGPDPDGAGPLLYRASRTTYDLDGRVILVEAGTTTNQSETALSSFSALQQTATAYDSLGRKASESLLSATGKIQSLTQYSYDTAGRLICSTERMNPAKFGATADACALGPPGSDGPDRITVAEYDAADRVVDVVSGYLSGAQRIEKVVTYTANGQEATVADGKGNLTTYSYDGFDRLSAVRYPNAICCTSSTGDYDAYGYDANGNRTVWRKRDGRFVNYTYDALNRLTYRDDPRGWYYYDNLGRPTYTYSGALADKIVAHYFDALGRPTYTYDYRDGTWFPTYTGHDLAGRLTQLQWSDGVYVDYDYDVAGDLIGVRENGPTYLAVLGYDDLGRRTYLYRGNGVNSWNTYDDASRLNYLSHDLAGTAQDQIWTYTYNAAGQIKTRSSSNPLYDWSAAATARSYTINGLNQAAEAGSSVLIYDGRGNLTNDGGTAFDYDLDNRLTGASGANSATLSYDPLGRLGQTTAATTTRFVYSGDDLIAELNSSNVIVRRYVPGPEADQPLVWYEGSGISDRRFLLADERGSVVAVTNASGVATTINTYDEYGIPAASNLGRFQYTGQVWIPELGLYHYKARAYSPTLGRFLQTDPIGYGDGMNWYAYVGNDPVNATDPSGTQCETTGVNCVDEIFVTACLERKGCFTGERALQICGFSCTGDQALNRLARDQFDEKYGGYFLCAATCAIGAPELIEGGLALGSLLKACNCFEAGTEVATADGPKAIEHVKVGDLVLSRDETTGLTAQKSVAALIPGEERQIWDVTVAIKATRRALRRETIHTTEEHPFRTADGVWTPAAKLTAGAKVLTASGAATVVSVVRTDRVVRTYNLEIEDFHTYFVGEGQTWVHNACPIDLAAAKKLGFKLDKSLGRSHGQDVFRKGRLAISRDIDGHNVTGGWKMFEVVGNKLKRIGTYSSDLATRLKQ, from the coding sequence ATGACCCAGCCGATGATTTTCACCGCGTTCCGCGCAGCCATGCGCGCAGGCTTGACGACGCTGGCGCGCGGGGTGGCCTTGACGATGGCCGGATTGGCCTTCCTGACCCTCGTTGCGCCACCGGCGCCGGCCAACGCTCAGACCTCGATCCCGGCCCCGCCAGTCTTCACCGCCATCGACGCCAACGGCGTCGACCTGTCGACCGGCACGTTTAACGTCGGCCAGCTTTCCGCCGCGATCGGCCCTGCAGATGGCGGCCTAGCCTATGTTTATGGCGGTCCGACCGGCCGTAGCGCACTGGTCGGCACGATCAACAGCAAACCCGGCACGATCATGGGTAACAACGTTACCTTCTACACGGTGAGCATCGGCGGCGCCTCATCGATGTTCGTGCGAGGCCCCGGCTCCCCAATCATAAACCAGTTCATGGGTAGCTCCTCCCAGACCCTGACCTATGATTCCTCGACGGGGCTTTATGCCCACACCGCGTCGGACGGCACCGTGGCGGTGTTCTCGACCGCCCTGGCGGGAACCACGCCCAACGCCGCCAACGCCGGCAACATCATCTCCCTGACCCGACCGTCGGGTGAGATGCTGACCTATGTCTACAAGGCTTGCGGAACCGGATGCCAGCGGCTGCAGTCGGTGTCGAACAACCGCGGCTACATGATCAAGTACGAGTACAGCAGCGGCGCGACGCTCTCCAAGGTCACGGCCCTAAACACCGCGCTCGACGCCTGCGATCCGGCCGCCGACAGCTGCACGTTTTCGCAAATCTGGCCGAACCTGAGCTTCGCACCCGCGGCGGACGGTTCGAGCCTGTCCATCACCGATGCTCTATTGCGAACCACCACCTACGGCATGACCGGCGGCAAGATCACCAGCATCCAGCACCCGGGGGGTAGCGCCGTCACCATCGCCTACAGCACGGACGGCCGGGTGCGGACGGTGGCGAACGGTGTGGGAACCTGGACTTACGCCTATACCGACTACACGACCACGCGCTCCGCCACTGTCACCGACCCATTGGGCCACGTGCGCACCGTCACTACCGGCTTGTCGCTCGGCCGGATGACTTCGGACACCAATGGCGCCAACGCGACGACCAGTTACACATACGACAGCACCAACGGCCGTCTGCTGCGCGCCACCCGGCCCGAACAGAACTATACCGACTACAGCTATGATGGCCGGGGAAACCTTATCAGCGTGACCCAAGTCGCCAAGCCTGGCTCAGGGCTGGCCAGTATCGGCGTTACGGCGAGCTATGACGCCACCTGCGCCAATCCCAAGACCTGTAACAAGCCCAACTCTGTGACCGACGCGCGGGGCAATACCACCACCTACACCTATGACGCCACACACGGCGGGGTGCTGACGGTGACGGCGCCGGCTCCAACTTCCGGAGCCGTGCAACCCCAGACCCGTACGGCCTACGCGCCATTCAAGGCCTGGTATAAGGACGCCAACGGCGTGATTACTGAGAGCGCGACGGCGATCTATCTGCCGACCGCGATCTCGCAATGCGCCACATTGGCGTCTTGCACGGAGACCGTTGACGAGGCCAAGACCACCATCGTCTATGAGGCGGGCAGTTCCAGCCTGGCCAGCAACCTATTGCCGCTGACGACGACCAGCGGGGCCGGCGTTGGCCCTCTGACTGCGACGACCGCCTACACCTATACCACCAAGGGTGACATCGCGACGATCGATGGGCCGCTACCTGGAACCGGTGACACCGCCCGCACATACCGCAATGCCATGCGTCAAGTGTACCTGGAGTTGGGGCCAGATCCTGATGGCGCGGGACCTCTGCTCTACCGAGCCAGCCGCACCACTTACGACCTCGACGGCCGGGTCATCTTGGTGGAGGCCGGCACGACAACCAACCAGTCCGAAACCGCCTTGTCGAGCTTCTCGGCCTTGCAACAGACGGCCACAGCCTATGACAGCCTCGGCCGCAAGGCTTCGGAGAGTCTGCTCAGCGCCACCGGCAAGATCCAGAGTCTGACCCAGTATAGCTATGATACGGCCGGCCGGCTGATCTGCTCGACCGAGCGGATGAACCCGGCCAAATTCGGCGCGACTGCCGACGCCTGCGCCCTTGGCCCTCCGGGGAGTGACGGCCCCGACCGAATCACGGTGGCCGAGTACGACGCCGCTGATCGTGTCGTGGACGTGGTGTCGGGCTATCTGTCCGGCGCGCAGCGCATCGAGAAGGTGGTCACCTATACCGCCAACGGCCAGGAAGCGACGGTCGCCGACGGCAAGGGCAACCTGACCACCTACAGCTATGACGGGTTTGACCGTCTGTCGGCGGTCCGGTACCCGAACGCGATCTGCTGCACGAGCTCGACCGGGGACTACGACGCCTATGGCTACGACGCCAACGGCAATCGCACAGTTTGGCGCAAGCGCGACGGACGGTTCGTCAACTACACTTACGACGCCCTGAACCGGCTGACCTATCGCGACGATCCCAGGGGTTGGTATTATTACGACAATCTGGGGCGTCCGACCTACACCTACTCCGGCGCCTTGGCTGACAAGATCGTCGCTCACTATTTCGACGCGTTAGGCCGTCCGACCTATACCTACGACTATCGCGACGGGACCTGGTTCCCGACCTATACCGGCCATGACCTCGCCGGGAGGCTTACGCAGTTGCAGTGGTCGGATGGCGTCTACGTCGACTATGACTACGACGTTGCCGGTGACCTGATCGGGGTGCGCGAGAACGGGCCGACCTATCTGGCGGTCCTCGGCTATGACGACCTTGGCCGGCGCACATACCTTTACCGGGGCAACGGCGTCAACAGCTGGAACACCTACGACGACGCCTCGCGCCTGAACTATCTAAGCCATGATCTGGCCGGGACGGCGCAAGATCAGATCTGGACCTATACCTATAACGCCGCTGGCCAGATTAAGACGCGTAGCTCATCCAACCCACTCTATGACTGGTCGGCCGCCGCGACGGCCCGCAGCTATACGATCAATGGGCTCAATCAGGCGGCCGAGGCTGGCTCATCGGTTCTGATCTATGATGGCCGGGGCAACCTGACCAATGATGGCGGCACGGCCTTCGACTATGACCTCGACAACCGCCTGACCGGCGCGTCCGGCGCTAACAGCGCCACCTTGAGCTATGACCCGCTGGGGCGGCTGGGCCAGACGACGGCGGCGACTACCACTCGGTTCGTCTATTCTGGCGATGACCTTATTGCCGAGCTTAATTCCAGCAACGTCATCGTTAGGCGTTACGTGCCGGGTCCTGAGGCCGACCAACCCCTGGTCTGGTATGAAGGCTCAGGGATCAGCGACCGGCGCTTCCTGCTGGCCGATGAACGCGGTTCGGTCGTGGCCGTGACCAACGCTTCGGGCGTGGCGACAACGATTAACACCTACGATGAATACGGCATTCCCGCCGCCAGCAACCTCGGCCGCTTCCAGTACACTGGCCAGGTCTGGATCCCGGAGTTGGGGCTCTACCACTATAAGGCCCGGGCCTATTCGCCGACCTTGGGCCGATTTCTGCAAACCGACCCCATCGGCTACGGCGACGGCATGAACTGGTACGCCTATGTCGGCAACGACCCGGTCAACGCGACCGATCCAAGTGGGACGCAGTGCGAGACGACTGGTGTAAACTGTGTTGATGAGATTTTTGTTACGGCCTGCCTAGAAAGAAAAGGCTGCTTCACGGGCGAACGAGCTCTTCAGATCTGCGGCTTCTCGTGCACTGGAGATCAGGCTCTGAATCGCCTCGCCAGAGATCAATTCGATGAGAAATACGGCGGTTACTTCTTGTGCGCGGCGACTTGCGCGATCGGCGCCCCGGAGTTGATTGAGGGCGGGCTGGCTTTGGGCAGCCTATTGAAAGCTTGCAATTGTTTTGAAGCGGGAACCGAGGTGGCCACGGCGGATGGCCCCAAGGCCATCGAGCACGTCAAGGTGGGAGATCTCGTCCTCTCGCGCGACGAGACAACCGGCCTGACTGCCCAGAAATCGGTGGCGGCGCTCATTCCCGGCGAGGAGCGCCAAATCTGGGACGTGACGGTCGCGATCAAGGCGACCAGGCGCGCACTGCGCCGCGAGACGATCCACACCACGGAGGAGCATCCGTT